A genomic window from Gossypium hirsutum isolate 1008001.06 chromosome D10, Gossypium_hirsutum_v2.1, whole genome shotgun sequence includes:
- the LOC107935355 gene encoding uncharacterized protein, protein MSSQNQGVSLSSPADPPMRRKRGRPRKDETVQGDNSPVTPVCDNLNKNKQSVDMSDPASEDMVGQMVSGVIEGSFDAGYLLNVKVGDTNTHLRGVVFLPGRFTPITAANDVAPNAKMYKRKEIPFPFVSPQGHLDATSPSGKSEKPIEHKNDTPKVLDQGLHIGIQSGATPVSESQSASILIPPASNLPMNDTGLPLGQKVLQDLIADIGLQNNKAVGVGQDQSLQGFEAFKLMKGPNINAEAPKASAPMSATFTGTLPVSETVNLKPQVEHQAVSFDLKPQELFGDGKSLDLVNNQTPKFPEPEPQAISCEPTAIDVFGKQASKFPEPEPQVMPCEPGGINMFGKRPSKFPEPETQPMTCEPTGINMFGKQASKFAEPEPQGMPCEPAEIHMFGKQASKFAEPEPQGMPCEPAEIHMFGKQASKFAEPEPRAIPCEPIGIDVFGKQASKFPEPEPLAMYCEPAGINMFGKHASKFPEPETQPIHCEPTGINMFGKQASKFPEPETQPMHCEPTGINIFGKQATKFPEPEPQAMPCGPTGINMFGKQPSKFPDPQAMPCESTGISNFGKQASKFPEPELRTMSCEPTRINIFGKQASKFPEPEPQTIPCEPTGLNMFGKQASKFLEPEHQAIPCEPTGLNMFGKQASSRQDIDISEDTQLELARKIMTGTNTAHMDGLFVSGATTTTTVTPPCSVSMTSLPIMIFGAETIPSAHKPAAEESVLPRMVVPEVSSSSMAINTNSVESNAKDAIPPAQS, encoded by the coding sequence ATGAGCAGCCAGAACCAAGGGGTTAGTTTATCTTCACCGGCAGACCCTCCTATGAGGCGGAAACGTGGGCGTCCACGGAAGGACGAGACTGTTCAAGGGGACAACTCGCCTGTGACACCTGTTTGTGACAATCTGAATAAAAACAAGCAGAGTGTGGACATGAGTGACCCTGCATCTGAAGACATGGTAGGTCAGATGGTGTCTGGTGTTATCGAAGGTTCATTTGATGCTGGATATCTTCTTAACGTTAAAGTAGGTGATACCAACACGCATCTTAGAGGTGTTGTATTTCTACCGGGCCGATTCACTCCGATTACTGCTGCAAATGATGTGGCTCCGAATGCTAAGATGTACAAAAGAAAAGAGATTCCTTTCCCGTTTGTTAGCCCTCAGGGTCATCTTGATGCTACGAGTCCATCGGGGAAAAGTGAGAAGCCCATTGAGCATAAAAACGACACACCTAAAGTTCTAGACCAAGGTCTACATATAGGGATTCAGTCTGGTGCTACGCCTGTTAGTGAGAGCCAATCTGCCTCTATTCTAATTCCTCCGGCTAGTAACTTGCCGATGAATGACACTGGTCTTCCCTTGGGACAAAAGGTCCTACAAGACCTAATTGCAGATATCGGATTGCAGAACAATAAAGCTGTTGGTGTTGGACAAGATCAGTCATTGCAGGGATTTGAAGCGTTCAAACTGATGAAAGGACCGAATATTAACGCAGAGGCACCTAAAGCATCTGCACCAATGTCGGCAACATTTACCGGTACGTTGCCAGTTTCCGAGACTGTAAATTTGAAGCCTCAAGTTGAACACCAGGCTGTGAGTTTTGATCTTAAGCCACAAGAATTGTTCGGTGATGGTAAGAGCCTTGACCTTGTTAACAACCAAACACCTAAATTTCCCGAACCTGAACCCCAAGCTATATCTTGTGAACCCACTGCAATTGACGTTTTTGGTAAACAGGCTTCTAAATTTCCCGAGCCTGAACCTCAAGTGATGCCTTGTGAACCTGGTGGAATCAACATGTTTGGTAAGCGGCCTTCTAAGTTTCCTGAACCTGAAACTCAACCGATGACTTGTGAACCTACTGGAATCAACATGTTCGGGAAACAGGCTTCTAAATTTGCTGAACCTGAACCTCAAGGCATGCCTTGTGAACCTGCTGAAATCCACATGTTCGGGAAGCAGGCTTCTAAATTTGCTGAACCTGAACCACAAGGCATGCCTTGTGAACCTGCTGAAATCCACATGTTCGGGAAGCAGGCTTCTAAATTTGCTGAACCTGAACCTCGAGCCATACCTTGTGAACCCATTGGAATCGATGTGTTTGGAAAACAGGCTTCTAAATTTCCCGAACCTGAACCTCTAGCCATGTACTGTGAACCTGCTGGAATCAACATGTTTGGAAAGCATGCTTCTAAATTTCCTGAACCTGAAACTCAACCCATTCACTGTGAACCAACTGGAATCAACATGTTTGGAAAGCAGGCTTCTAAATTTCCTGAACCTGAAACTCAACCCATGCACTGTGAACCAACTGGAATCAACATTTTCGGGAAACAGGCTACTAAATTTCCTGAACCCGAACCTCAAGCTATGCCTTGTGGACCAACAGGAATCAACATGTTCGGAAAGCAGCCATCTAAATTTCCTGACCCTCAAGCCATGCCTTGTGAATCCACTGGAATCAGCAATTTCGGGAAGCAGGCTTCTAAATTTCCCGAACCTGAACTTCGAACCATGTCTTGCGAACCTACCAGAATCAACATTTTCGGGAAACAAGCTTCTAAATTTCCTGAACCTGAACCTCAAACTATACCTTGTGAACCCACTGGACTCAACATGTTTGGGAAACAAGCTTCTAAGTTTCTTGAACCGGAACACCAAGCCATACCTTGTGAACCTACTGGACTCAACATGTTCGGTAAACAGGCTTCATCTAGGCAAGATATAGATATTTCTGAAGATACTCAATTGGAGCTTGCTAGGAAGATTATGACCGGAACCAACACGGCTCACATGGATGGACTTTTTGTAAGTGGTGCTACTACAACTACTACTGTGACACCTCCATGTTCTGTATCAATGACCAGCCTACCAATAATGATATTCGGGGCCGAAACTATCCCGTCTGCCCACAAGCCCGCCGCCGAAGAATCTGTTCTTCCAAGAATGGTAGTTCCTGAAGTTAGTAGTTCTTCAATGGCCATTAACACCAACAGCGTGGAATCTAATGCTAAAGATGCCATTCCACCAGCACAGTCTTAG
- the LOC107935388 gene encoding polyadenylate-binding protein RBP45B isoform X1: MMQQPAQAMVPPPMAPPPSMAGAPQTQQQYQYQQPPPAPVPQTQPPYMMMNMMQPPQSHPPPMWPPQQGSAGVPAQQQPAGQPANADEVRTLWIGDLQYYMDENYLLSCFAQTGEVASVKVIRNKQTGQVEGYGFIEFVSRAAAERVLQTYNGTPMPNGESNYRLNWASFSSGDRRDETPEFTIFVGDLAADVTDYMLQETFRAHFPSVKGAKVVIDRITGRTKGYGFVRFGDETEYNRAMTEMNGAFCSTRPMRIGPATNKKTGAAQQYPAASSQGTQNENDPNNTTIFVGNLDSNVTEDHLREVFSPYGQLVHVKIPQNKRCGFVQFADRSCAEESLRILNGTQLGGQSIRLSWGRSTSNKQAQADPNQWNAGYYGYSQGYGYGYGAAPQDPNMYYGGYPGYGNYQQPQQQQQVGYS; this comes from the exons ATGATGCAACAACCAGCACAAGCTATGGTACCACCACCAATGGCTCCACCACCTTCTATGGCGGGTGCTCCACAGACCCAACAACAGTACCAATATCAGCAACCACCTCCGGCTCCGGTTCCTCAGACACAACCACCTTACATGATGATGAACATGATGCAGCCGCCTCAGAGTCATCCTCCACCTATGTGGCCCCCACAACAAGGTTCGGCTGGGGTACCAGCTCAACAACAGCCAGCGGGTCAACCGGCTAACGCAGATGAGGTTCGGACTTTGTGGATCGGAGATTTGCAGTATTATATGGATGAGAATTATCTCTTGAGCTGTTTTGCCCAAACTGGAGAG GTTGCTTCTGTAAAAGTTATCCGCAACAAGCAAACCGGTCAAGTGGAGGGCTATGGGTTTATTGAGTTTGTTTCAAGAGCTGCTGCTGAGAGAGTTTTACAAACATACAATGGTACACCTATGCCAAATGGTGAGAGCAACTATAGGCTGAACTGGGCATCCTTTAGTTCAGGTGATAGGCGAGATGAGACCCCTGAGTTCACAATCTTTGTTGGAGACTTGGCTGCTGATGTTACAGATTACATGCTTCAAGAGACCTTCAGGGCACACTTTCCTTCGGTGAAGGGTGCAAAGGTTGTGATTGATAGGATCACTGGGCGCACAAAAGGTTATGGGTTTGTCAGGTTTGGCGATGAAACTGAATATAATCGTGCCATGACTGAGATGAATGGTGCTTTTTGTTCAACTAGGCCTATGCGCATAGGGCCGGCTACTAACAAGAAGACTGGTGCTGCACAGCAATATCCAGCAG CTTCATCTCAAGGGACTCAGAACGAGAATGATCCAAATAATACAACT ATATTTGTTGGTAATTTGGATTCTAACGTGACTGAAGACCATTTGAGAGAGGTCTTCAGCCCATATGGTCAGTTGGTGCATGTGAAGATTCCACAAAACAAGCGTTGTGGATTTGTTCAATTTGCTGATAG GAGTTGTGCCGAAGAATCTCTCCGAATATTGAACGGGACTCAGTTGGGTGGACAAAGTATTCGGCTTTCATGGGGTCGTAGCACATCAAACAAGCAG GCCCAAGCAGATCCAAACCAGTGGAACGCTGGATATTATGGATACAGCCAAGGATATGGTTACGGCTATGGCGCTGCCCCACAAGACCCCAACATGTACTATGGAGGGTATCCTGGGTACGGAAATTATCAACAGCCGCAGCAACAGCAACAAGTCGGATATAGCTAA
- the LOC107935388 gene encoding polyadenylate-binding protein RBP45B isoform X2: protein MMQQPAQAMVPPPMAPPPSMAGAPQTQQQYQYQQPPPAPVPQTQPPYMMMNMMQPPQSHPPPMWPPQQGSAGVPAQQQPAGQPANADEVRTLWIGDLQYYMDENYLLSCFAQTGEVASVKVIRNKQTGQVEGYGFIEFVSRAAAERVLQTYNGTPMPNGESNYRLNWASFSSGDRRDETPEFTIFVGDLAADVTDYMLQETFRAHFPSVKGAKVVIDRITGRTKGYGFVRFGDETEYNRAMTEMNGAFCSTRPMRIGPATNKKTGAAQQYPAASSQGTQNENDPNNTTIFVGNLDSNVTEDHLREVFSPYGQLVHVKIPQNKRCGFVQFADR from the exons ATGATGCAACAACCAGCACAAGCTATGGTACCACCACCAATGGCTCCACCACCTTCTATGGCGGGTGCTCCACAGACCCAACAACAGTACCAATATCAGCAACCACCTCCGGCTCCGGTTCCTCAGACACAACCACCTTACATGATGATGAACATGATGCAGCCGCCTCAGAGTCATCCTCCACCTATGTGGCCCCCACAACAAGGTTCGGCTGGGGTACCAGCTCAACAACAGCCAGCGGGTCAACCGGCTAACGCAGATGAGGTTCGGACTTTGTGGATCGGAGATTTGCAGTATTATATGGATGAGAATTATCTCTTGAGCTGTTTTGCCCAAACTGGAGAG GTTGCTTCTGTAAAAGTTATCCGCAACAAGCAAACCGGTCAAGTGGAGGGCTATGGGTTTATTGAGTTTGTTTCAAGAGCTGCTGCTGAGAGAGTTTTACAAACATACAATGGTACACCTATGCCAAATGGTGAGAGCAACTATAGGCTGAACTGGGCATCCTTTAGTTCAGGTGATAGGCGAGATGAGACCCCTGAGTTCACAATCTTTGTTGGAGACTTGGCTGCTGATGTTACAGATTACATGCTTCAAGAGACCTTCAGGGCACACTTTCCTTCGGTGAAGGGTGCAAAGGTTGTGATTGATAGGATCACTGGGCGCACAAAAGGTTATGGGTTTGTCAGGTTTGGCGATGAAACTGAATATAATCGTGCCATGACTGAGATGAATGGTGCTTTTTGTTCAACTAGGCCTATGCGCATAGGGCCGGCTACTAACAAGAAGACTGGTGCTGCACAGCAATATCCAGCAG CTTCATCTCAAGGGACTCAGAACGAGAATGATCCAAATAATACAACT ATATTTGTTGGTAATTTGGATTCTAACGTGACTGAAGACCATTTGAGAGAGGTCTTCAGCCCATATGGTCAGTTGGTGCATGTGAAGATTCCACAAAACAAGCGTTGTGGATTTGTTCAATTTGCTGATAGGTAA
- the LOC107935388 gene encoding polyadenylate-binding protein RBP45B isoform X3 gives MMQQPAQAMVPPPMAPPPSMAGAPQTQQQYQYQQPPPAPVPQTQPPYMMMNMMQPPQSHPPPMWPPQQGSAGVPAQQQPAGQPANADEVRTLWIGDLQYYMDENYLLSCFAQTGEVASVKVIRNKQTGQVEGYGFIEFVSRAAAERVLQTYNGTPMPNGESNYRLNWASFSSGDRRDETPEFTIFVGDLAADVTDYMLQETFRAHFPSVKGAKVVIDRITGRTKGYGFVRFGDETEYNRAMTEMNGAFCSTRPMRIGPATNKKTGAAQQYPAGRQEALSSWGLELISAEMVTPLVRALA, from the exons ATGATGCAACAACCAGCACAAGCTATGGTACCACCACCAATGGCTCCACCACCTTCTATGGCGGGTGCTCCACAGACCCAACAACAGTACCAATATCAGCAACCACCTCCGGCTCCGGTTCCTCAGACACAACCACCTTACATGATGATGAACATGATGCAGCCGCCTCAGAGTCATCCTCCACCTATGTGGCCCCCACAACAAGGTTCGGCTGGGGTACCAGCTCAACAACAGCCAGCGGGTCAACCGGCTAACGCAGATGAGGTTCGGACTTTGTGGATCGGAGATTTGCAGTATTATATGGATGAGAATTATCTCTTGAGCTGTTTTGCCCAAACTGGAGAG GTTGCTTCTGTAAAAGTTATCCGCAACAAGCAAACCGGTCAAGTGGAGGGCTATGGGTTTATTGAGTTTGTTTCAAGAGCTGCTGCTGAGAGAGTTTTACAAACATACAATGGTACACCTATGCCAAATGGTGAGAGCAACTATAGGCTGAACTGGGCATCCTTTAGTTCAGGTGATAGGCGAGATGAGACCCCTGAGTTCACAATCTTTGTTGGAGACTTGGCTGCTGATGTTACAGATTACATGCTTCAAGAGACCTTCAGGGCACACTTTCCTTCGGTGAAGGGTGCAAAGGTTGTGATTGATAGGATCACTGGGCGCACAAAAGGTTATGGGTTTGTCAGGTTTGGCGATGAAACTGAATATAATCGTGCCATGACTGAGATGAATGGTGCTTTTTGTTCAACTAGGCCTATGCGCATAGGGCCGGCTACTAACAAGAAGACTGGTGCTGCACAGCAATATCCAGCAG GGCGCCAGGAGGCTCTATCATCTTGGGGCCTGGAACTGATTTCAGCTGAAATGGTTACCCCCTTAGTCCGTGCCCTCGCTTAG
- the LOC107935388 gene encoding polyadenylate-binding protein RBP45B isoform X4, whose protein sequence is MMQQPAQAMVPPPMAPPPSMAGAPQTQQQYQYQQPPPAPVPQTQPPYMMMNMMQPPQSHPPPMWPPQQGSAGVPAQQQPAGQPANADEVRTLWIGDLQYYMDENYLLSCFAQTGEVASVKVIRNKQTGQVEGYGFIEFVSRAAAERVLQTYNGTPMPNGESNYRLNWASFSSGDRRDETPEFTIFVGDLAADVTDYMLQETFRAHFPSVKGAKVVIDRITGRTKGYGFVRFGDETEYNRAMTEMNGAFCSTRPMRIGPATNKKTGAAQQYPAEQGARRLYHLGAWN, encoded by the exons ATGATGCAACAACCAGCACAAGCTATGGTACCACCACCAATGGCTCCACCACCTTCTATGGCGGGTGCTCCACAGACCCAACAACAGTACCAATATCAGCAACCACCTCCGGCTCCGGTTCCTCAGACACAACCACCTTACATGATGATGAACATGATGCAGCCGCCTCAGAGTCATCCTCCACCTATGTGGCCCCCACAACAAGGTTCGGCTGGGGTACCAGCTCAACAACAGCCAGCGGGTCAACCGGCTAACGCAGATGAGGTTCGGACTTTGTGGATCGGAGATTTGCAGTATTATATGGATGAGAATTATCTCTTGAGCTGTTTTGCCCAAACTGGAGAG GTTGCTTCTGTAAAAGTTATCCGCAACAAGCAAACCGGTCAAGTGGAGGGCTATGGGTTTATTGAGTTTGTTTCAAGAGCTGCTGCTGAGAGAGTTTTACAAACATACAATGGTACACCTATGCCAAATGGTGAGAGCAACTATAGGCTGAACTGGGCATCCTTTAGTTCAGGTGATAGGCGAGATGAGACCCCTGAGTTCACAATCTTTGTTGGAGACTTGGCTGCTGATGTTACAGATTACATGCTTCAAGAGACCTTCAGGGCACACTTTCCTTCGGTGAAGGGTGCAAAGGTTGTGATTGATAGGATCACTGGGCGCACAAAAGGTTATGGGTTTGTCAGGTTTGGCGATGAAACTGAATATAATCGTGCCATGACTGAGATGAATGGTGCTTTTTGTTCAACTAGGCCTATGCGCATAGGGCCGGCTACTAACAAGAAGACTGGTGCTGCACAGCAATATCCAGCAG AGCAGGGCGCCAGGAGGCTCTATCATCTTGGGGCCTGGAACTGA